In a genomic window of Zootoca vivipara chromosome 5, rZooViv1.1, whole genome shotgun sequence:
- the COMTD1 gene encoding catechol O-methyltransferase domain-containing protein 1 has product MPAFNLSKEAVVGTAALGLVAVAGFLVGRRYSGLPFGTPKSRFRGKNSPLLQYVLDHSLREHPALKKLRLVTSNLPNKRMMVSIDQAQLMANLARLIKAKKVIEVGVFTGYNALNMALVIPEDGRVVACDISEDYANIGKPVWKEAGVDHKIDLRINPASQTLDELLENGEAGTFDFAFIDANKDGYDGYYEKCLKLVRKGGIIAIDNVLWSGRVLKPAKDDLDGQHLHQLNKKIFRDPRVNISMLSIGDGVTLAFKL; this is encoded by the exons atgccCGCTTTCAACCTCTCCAAAGAAGCAGTCGTCGGGACTGCAGCGCTGGGGTTAGTTGCTGTTGCTGGATTCCTAGTAG GCAGAAGATATTCAGGCCTTCCCTTTGGAACTCCCAAAAGCCGTTTCCGAGGGAAAAACAGCCCATTACTGCAGTACGTACTGGATCACTCCTTGAGGGAGCACCCAGCTTTGAAGAAGCTAAGATTG GTCACTTCGAACCTTCCCAATAAAAGGATGATGGTGTCCATTGACCAGGCCCAGCTTATGGCCAACCTGGCGAGGCTGATCAAAGCAAAGAAGGTCATTGAAGTAG GTGTCTTCACAGGGTACAATGCTTTAAACATGGCTCTGGTCATACCCGAGGATGGCAGAGTCGTCGCCTGCGATATAAGCGAAGATTACGCCAATATCGGAAAGCCAGTGTGGAAAGAG GCAGGAGTGGATCACAAAATTGACCTAAGGATAAATCCAGCCAGCCAAACACTAG ATGAACTTCTGGAAAATGGTGAAGCTGGGACATTTGACTTTGCTTTCATAGATGCTAACAAAGATGGATATGACGGTTACTATGAAAAATGCTTAAAGCTCGTGAGAAAAGGAGGAATAATAGCAATTGATAAT GTTTTGTGGTCGGGAAGAGTCCTTAAGCCAGCCAAAGATGACCTAGATGGCCAGCACCTCCATCAGTTGAATAAGAAGATCTTCCGTGATCCACGAGTGAATATTAGTATGCTCTCCATTGGCGATGGGGTGACGTTGGCATTTAAGCTGTAG